GGGCGTGAATCCGATGATCCACATCATCGTGGATACGGGCCACGTAACCCTCATCGGCTACGTAGATAACGAAACCGACGCCAGACTCGCCTATCTGCGCGCCAATAGTGTCCCCGGCGTTTTTTCTGTGACCAACGATCTCAAGGTCGGCTGATTCCCTCCTCCTGGCCGTCTGAGAGTCGCGTCGCGGGCCCGGCCTCCCCGCCGGGCCCGTTTTCTTTTCGCCACACAAGAACGTCCTTGACATACCTAGCATTCTAGGTGTAATCCTTATCAGGCTGAGTTGTCTAGGGGTAATGCAAAATGGCGAAGAACGATCTTCAGGGAAGTCTGGACCTGCTGACACTGAAAACCCTTTCGCAGATGGGCGAGCTGCACGGTTACGGAATCGTCCTGCACATCCAGCGCGCCTCGGACGACCTGCTGGCCGTCGAGGAGGGTTCGCTCTATCCCGCCTTGCACCGCATGGAGCAGTGCGGATGGATTCGCTCCGAATGGAAGCTGACGGAGACGAATCGCAAAGCGAAATACTACCGGCTGACGCCTGCCGGCCAGAAGGAATTGCGCAACGCCCAGGAAAGTTTCGAACAAGTAGTGAAAGGCGTGCGCGCCGTGTTGCGCTACGCGCAGGAGTAGGCCATGAATGATTCTTCCGATTCGCGCCGCCGGTCTGCTGCGATAGCAGCACAAGAAAAGAGGGCGGCGCGATGTATTCCTTGCGATGTCTGTCGCGCCATGAAAGTGGATCCAATGATCGCCCTGAGGTACGAGTGAGCATGTCCATTCTTCGCCGCATCACGAATTTATTTCACCGCTCGAAGCTCGACGAAGAGATCGACGCGGAACTCCGCTCGCACATCGAAATGCGCACAGCGGACAACATCGCCGCAGGAATGTCGCCCAAAGAAGCGCGGCGGCAGGCAGTGCTGCGCTTCGGCAGCCGTCCTGCGATGAAAGAGCGCGTAATCGCCGCCGACGCCCACATGTTCCTCGATTCACTGTGGCGGGATTTGCATTACAGCCTGCGTGGCCTCCGCAAGAACCTCGGATTCACGGCCATCGCCGTCCTCACACTGGCGCTCGGCATCGGCGCCAACACTGCAGTATTTAGTGTGTTCGACCTTGATTTGCTTCGCCCGCTTCCCTACGCGAATGCGAATCGGCTTGTCTTTTTTGGGATGCTCATGCCCTCCTTCGACTCGCGCCCGTTCCTCTTCACGTCGTCCTATCTGCAACTTCGCACCACCCATACGCCCTTCGAATCCATAACTTCATGGCGTCCCGGCATCGCGGGATGCGATTTGACGGAGACGCAACCACTGCGTCTCGCTTGCGCACGCGCGGAATCCACGTTTCTCCCCACCTTCGGAATCAGCCCAATTTTAGGCCGCAGCTTCAATGCCGAAGAGGACGGCCCCAACGCCCCAGCAGTGTGCCTGATTTCCTATGCGTTGTGGCAGAGCCGTTTCGGTGGCCGCGCTACAGCTCTTGGTCAGATGCTCTCGCTTGATGGCCAGCCAACCCGCATTATCGGTATCTTGCCGCCGAATTTCGAGTGGCCCACGCTCGAACCGGTGGACGTCATCTTGCCCGAGGCTATTACCGCCGCCGAGCGATCAAACCCGATGGCCGGGGCGGTGCGCGCTTACGCAAGGTTAAAGCCGGGCGTGAACATGAAAGAAGCCCGCGCCCAGCTCGAACCCGCGCTTGAGAGTTGGCGGCAAGCTTCACCGCCGATGTTCCGCAAGGAAATAGGACTGGGCTTAATCTCCGTGCGCGAAGACCAGGTCGGGTCGATACGGTTGGCACTATTGGTTCTCTTTGGAGCTTCGCTCGCCTTACTCCTCTTGGCCGTCGCCAACGTGACAAACCTTCTTTCCGCGCGCGCCTCAGCGCGAGAACGAGAACTCGCAGTGCGAACGGCTCTCGGCGCTAGCCGGAGAAACTTGATCGCTCTGCAACTTACGGAAAGCACCCTCCTGGGTCTTTCCGGCGGCGTCGGCGGCGCGGGACTGGCTTTCGTGCTGCTGCGTCTGTTTGTGGCGCTTGCACCGGCTGGAATTCCGCATGTCGCGCAGGTGCGTCTCGACGCGCCAGTGGTGCTCTTTGTTTTGATAGCCTCAGTGCTCGCAGGTTTAGCATGCGGACTGGCACCGGCGCTGACTCCACCACCTGTGCGCACGCTCCTCGCCGGCCCTTCGCTCGCCGCACCGCGGGCTCGCCTCGGAGCAATGCTGGTCGTCGGGCAAGTGGCCGTGTCTTTTGCGCTGGTCGCCGGGGCAGGATTGCTCCTCGAAACCTTGCGAAACATTGACAACGTGCCGCTGGGAATGAAAACCAGCCACATTGTTACGGCCGAAGTCACGCTGGGTCGAGCCTACGGCCAATCCGGGAGGGCAGACGAATTCTTCAATCAGCTGGAGTCGGCGTTGCGAGATTTGCCCGGAGTGACGGGTGTGGGCGTTAGCGACTCGCTCCCGCCCACCGGAGGAGGGCGCGCGCGCAGTTTCTTCGATATCCGTGTCGAAGGCCAGCCTCCTTCTCCCAAAGGCGAAGGCGGGCTAGTCGGCTGGAGTACGGTTACGCCCGGTTATTTCCAGACGCTTGGCATTCCTATTCTCGAGGGGCGCGAGTTCCTGCCAAGCGATCAAGATCCGCATTCCGATGTGATCGTAGTGACCAAGAAACTGGCTGCTCGCCTTTTCGC
The window above is part of the Candidatus Acidiferrales bacterium genome. Proteins encoded here:
- a CDS encoding PadR family transcriptional regulator, which encodes MAKNDLQGSLDLLTLKTLSQMGELHGYGIVLHIQRASDDLLAVEEGSLYPALHRMEQCGWIRSEWKLTETNRKAKYYRLTPAGQKELRNAQESFEQVVKGVRAVLRYAQE
- a CDS encoding ABC transporter permease, producing the protein MSILRRITNLFHRSKLDEEIDAELRSHIEMRTADNIAAGMSPKEARRQAVLRFGSRPAMKERVIAADAHMFLDSLWRDLHYSLRGLRKNLGFTAIAVLTLALGIGANTAVFSVFDLDLLRPLPYANANRLVFFGMLMPSFDSRPFLFTSSYLQLRTTHTPFESITSWRPGIAGCDLTETQPLRLACARAESTFLPTFGISPILGRSFNAEEDGPNAPAVCLISYALWQSRFGGRATALGQMLSLDGQPTRIIGILPPNFEWPTLEPVDVILPEAITAAERSNPMAGAVRAYARLKPGVNMKEARAQLEPALESWRQASPPMFRKEIGLGLISVREDQVGSIRLALLVLFGASLALLLLAVANVTNLLSARASARERELAVRTALGASRRNLIALQLTESTLLGLSGGVGGAGLAFVLLRLFVALAPAGIPHVAQVRLDAPVVLFVLIASVLAGLACGLAPALTPPPVRTLLAGPSLAAPRARLGAMLVVGQVAVSFALVAGAGLLLETLRNIDNVPLGMKTSHIVTAEVTLGRAYGQSGRADEFFNQLESALRDLPGVTGVGVSDSLPPTGGGRARSFFDIRVEGQPPSPKGEGGLVGWSTVTPGYFQTLGIPILEGREFLPSDQDPHSDVIVVTKKLAARLFAGRNAIGQHLQLAPPSGSWYTVIGVVGDVNHLDQSGRIGRSDPGYYLPRPRLPDPVTAPDDRHAFFLVRSSLEPVAVERLVREKISTLDPTLLASISTLDARVNLLRVQPRFNAALITLFAALGFLLSALGLYGVLSFLVMVRTKEIGIRTALGAAPQAVLKMIVWRGLRLVLLGLAAGVVLELAGVHLLQGLLYGVTPGNAEIAVASVLLLLIAGSAACYIPARRAMRVDPMVALRHE